In the genome of Anomalospiza imberbis isolate Cuckoo-Finch-1a 21T00152 chromosome 27, ASM3175350v1, whole genome shotgun sequence, one region contains:
- the LONP1 gene encoding lon protease homolog, mitochondrial: MAAARWWRLCGRWRPAVTGPALGPMRRRLWAPATTVPAPLGSAPPPRATFSAGPRWHQRSPGGLPGGDALEGGGEDSGGGGGGGGADSGGAGPVITALTPLLVPEHFPNVPLIAVTRNPVFPRFIKIIEVKNKKLVELLRRKVRLAQPYAGVFLKKDDNNESDVVEDLNEIYQMGTFVQIHEMQDLGDKLRMIVMGHRRIRINKQLEVEPEEPENKQKIRRKQKRSKKEAEEESGAKDQAVELVLDPVAASSKEVLMVEVENVVHEDFQITEEVKALTAEIVKTIRDIIALNPLYRESVLQMMQAGQRVVDNPIYLSDMGAALTGAESHELQDILEETSIPKRLYKALSLLKKEYELSKLQQRLGREVEEKIKQTHRKYLLQEQLKIIKKELGLEKEDKDAIEEKFRERLKELVVPKHVMDVIDEELNKLGLLDNHSSEFNVTRNYLDWLTSIPWGKCSEENLELARAQAVLEEDHYGMDDVKKRILEFIAVSQLRGSTQGKILCFYGPPGVGKTSIARSIARALNREYFRFSVGGMTDVAEIKGHRRTYVGAMPGKIIQCLKKTKTENPLILIDEVDKIGRGYQGDPSSALLELLDPEQNSNFLDHYLDVPVDLSKVLFICTANVTETIPEPLRDRMEVINVSGYVAEEKLAIAERYLVPQARVLCGLDENKAQITSDVLTVLIKQYCRESGVRNLQKQVEKVLRKSAYKIVSGEAEMVQVTPENLQDFVGKPIFTVDRMYETTPPGVVMGLAWTAMGGSTLFIETSLRRPKDKENKDGSLEVTGQLGDVMKESAKIAYTFARAFLMQKDPNNDFLMSSHIHLHVPEGATPKDGPSAGCTIVTALLSLAMNCPVRQNVAMTGEVSLTGKILPVGGIKEKTIAAKRAGVTCIILPSENKKDYFDLAGFITEGLEVHFVEHYTEVFDIAFSKQDLTGG; the protein is encoded by the exons ATGGCGGCCGCGCGCTGGTGGCGGCTGTGCGGGCGCTGGCGGCCTGCGGTCACCGGGCCCGCCCTGGGGCCcatgcggcgccgcctctggGCCCCCGCCACCACCGTCCCGGCCCCGCTGGgctccgcgccgccgccccgcgccaCCTTCAGCGCCGGCCCGCGCTGGCACCAGCGCAGCCCCGGCGGTCTGCCGGGGGGCGACGCACTGGAAGGCGGCGGCGAGGACAGcggcggtggcggtggcggtggcgggGCGGATAgtggcggggccgggcccgtCATAACGGCCTTGACGCCGCTGCTCGTCCCGGAGCATTTCCCCAACGTCCCGCTCATCGCCGTGACGCGCAACCCCGTATTCCCGCGCTTCATCAAGATCATCGAG GTGAAAAATAAGAAGCTGGTTGAACTGCTGAGGAGGAAAGTTCGTCTTGCCCAGCCTTATGCTGGTGTTTTTCTTAAAAAGGATGACAA CAATGAATCTGATGTGGTGGAGGATCTGAATGAAATATACCAAATGGGAACTTTTGTCCAGATTCATGAAATGCAGGATCTTGGAGACAAGTTGCGTATGATAGTCATGGGACACCGAAG GATTCGTATCAACAAGCAACTAGAGGTTGAGCCTGAGGAACCtgagaacaaacaaaaaattagaaGGAAGCAGAAGCGATCTAAAAAGGAGGCTGAAGAGGAGTCTGGAGCAAAGGACCAAGCTGTGGAGTTGGTCTTAGATCCTGTAGCTGCTTCTTCGAAGGAAGTTCTCATGGTAGAAGTAGAGAATGTGGTTcatgaagattttcagatcaCAGAAGAGGTTAAA GCACTTACTGCAGAAATCGTTAAAACAATCCGGGACATCATTGCCTTGAACCCCTTGTACAG AGAGTCTGTACTTCAGATGATGCAGGCTGGACAGCGTGTGGTAGATAATCCTATCTATCTGAGTGACATGGGTGCAGCCCTAACAGGGGCAGAGTCACACGAACTTCAAGACATCTTGGAAGAAACCAGT ATTCCCAAACGGCTTTATAAAGCTCTTTCCCTTCTGAAAAAGGAGTATGAGCTGAGCAAACTTCAGCAGCGTCTTGGAAGAGAA GTTGAAGAGAAGATCAAGCAAACACATCGCAAGTATCTTCTTCAAGAGCAGTTGAAGATCATTAAGAAAGAACTAGGTCTGGAAAAAGAGGACAAGGATGCTATAGAAGAGAAGTTTCGTGAGCGACTAAAGGAGCTGGTAGTGCCAAAACATGTCATGGATGTGATTGATGAAGAGTTGAACAAGCTGGGCTTGTTGGATAATCACTCCTCAGAATTCAA TGTTACACGGAACTATTTGGACTGGCTGACATCCATCCCATGGGGTAAGTGTAGCGAGGAGAACCTGGAGCTGGCTAGAGCCCAAGCGGTTCTGGAGGAGGATCACTATGGAATGGATGACGTCAAGAAGCGAATTCTG GAATTTATTGCAGTCAGCCAGCTGCGAGGATCCACCCAGGGGaagattttatgtttttatgGTCCCCCTGGAGTTGGCAAAACCAGTATTGCTCGCTCCATTGCCAGAGCCCTAAACAGAGAGTACTTCCGCTTCAGTGTTGGAGGGATGACTGATGTAGCAGAAATAAAAGGACACAG GAGGACATATGTTGGAGCAATGCCAGGAAAAATCATCCAGTGTCTGAAGAAGACCAAGACAGAGAATCCACTTATACTGATTGACGAG GTAGATAAAATAGGAAGAGGCTATCAAGGGGATCCGTCCTCGGCCCTTCTAGAACTGTTGGATCCAGAACAGAACTCTAATTTCTTGGATCATTATCTTGATGTTCCTGTGGATTTGTCAAAG GTACTTTTTATTTGTACTGCCAATGTAACAGAAACCATTCCAGAGCCACTGCGGGATAGAATGGAAGTGATCAATGTGTCAGGATATGTAGCAGAAGAGAAACTTGCAATTGCAGAG AGATACTTGGTCCCTCAAGCACGAGTTCTGTGTGGCTTGGATGAAAACAAAGCTCAAATCACATCAGATGTCCTGACTGTTCTCATCAAGCAGTACTGCAGAGAGAGTGGGGTGAGGAATCTGCAGAAACAAGTAGAAAAG GTATTGAGGAAATCTGCCTATAAAATTGTGAGTGGAGAAGCAGAGATGGTCCAAGTAACACCTGAAAACCTGCAGGACTTTGTAGGAAAGCCCATCTTCACTGTGGATCGCATGTATGAAACCACTCCCCCAGGAGTGGTGATGGGTCTGGCCTGGACAGCTATGG gagGTTCCACTCTGTTTATTGAAACATCTCTGAGGCGCCCCAAAGACAAGGAAAACAAGGATGGGTCGCTTGAAGTAACAGGGCAACTGGGAGATGTAATGAAAGAGAGTGCCAAAATTGCATACACATTTGCAAGAGCCTTTCTGATGCAGAAGGACCCCAACAATGATTTTCTTATGTCTTCTCATATCCACTTGCATGTGCCAGAG ggAGCAACCCCGAAGGATGGACCAAGCGCAGGATGTACCATAGtaacagctctgctgtccctggcCATGAATTGCCCAGTGAGGCAGAATGTAGCCATGACTGGAGAAGTGTCATTGACTGGAAAAATTCTTCCTGTTGGTGGAATCAAGGAGAAGACTATTGCA